In Verrucomicrobiota bacterium, the DNA window CTTTTGAGGGCTTTTTGAGAGCGATCGACCGCTTTTTCGACCTGCTTGGCAAAGCCGGAGAACTCTTGACCCAGACGCACGGGGGTGGCGTCCATGAGGTGGGTGCGTCCGATCTTGAGCACGTCCCAAAACTCCTGGCTTTTGGCGCGGAGGCTTTGGCCGAGGGCGGTCAGGGCCGGGATGAGGGTGTCTTTGAGCGCGACGGCCACCGCGATGTGCATGGCGGTGGGGAAGGTGTCGTTCGAGGATTGGCTTTGATTGACGTGGTCGTTAGGATGCACGCCGCAGTCGGGCGCGGCCCGTTTGGCGAGGGTGGCGATGACCTCGTTCAAGTTCATGTTGGTGGAGGTGCCGGAGCCCGTTTGGAAGACATCGACAGGAAAGTGCTCCGGGCCGATTTCGCCCCGGAGGATGGCTTCGCAGGCCTGGGCGATGAGGGCGGTCTTGTCGGTCGAGACCACGCCCAGCTCACCATTGGTGTGGGCGGCAGCCCACTTGATGAGCGCGAAGGCGTGGATGAAGGCGGTCGGCAAGGGGCGGCCGGCGATGGGGAAGTTGAGGACGGCGCGTTGGGTGGAGGCCCCGTAGAGGGCTTGGAGGGGGACTTCCATCTCGCCCATGGAGTCGCGTTCAAGGCGGGTTTCTTGGCTCATAGACTGTTTCGTGGGGGGGGTGGTTCTTCTCGGTCGGGGACGGGATTCGTAGGAAAGAACCGGAAGCCTTGACCCTTTCTGCTTTCCACTGAAATTTCCGCCCTATGTCAATTTTGGATCAGGTGCACGCCCAGTTGCGCGATTTGCATGCCTACGAGCCAGGCAAGCCGATCGAGGATGTGGCCCGGGAACTCGGTTTGGAGCCCTCGGCCATTCTCAAGCTGGCCTCCAATGAGAATCCGCTCGGCCCCTCGCCCCGGGCGGTCGCCGCCATGACGGAGGCCCTGCCAAAGGCCCATCTCTATCCTGATGGGGGCGGATGGAAGCTGCGCACGGCCATCGCCGAGAAGTTCGACTTGGACCGCGAGAATGTGGTCTTGGGCAATGGGTCCAACGAGATCATTGAGCTGCTCGGGCACTCGCTGCTCAAGCCCGGCACGAGCACGGTCGTGAGCGATCACGCTTTTGTGGTCTACAAGCTGATGTCGACGCTCTTCGGCGCGGAGACGATTGAGGTTCCGGAGAAGCCGGGCTTTCAGCACGATTTGGAAGCGATGGCGGCGGCCATCCGGCCGGATACCCGAGAGGTGTTCATCGCCAACCCCAACAACCCTACCGGCACCTTGGTGACCGAGAGCGAGATCGAGCGCTTTCTGGACCGGGTGCCCGAGGAGGTGGTAGTGGTCTTCGATGAGGCCTACTACGAGTTTCTCGATTCCCCGCCCGACACCCTGCGATTTGTGAGGGAGGGGCGGAATGTGGTGGTGATGCGGACTTTTTCCAAGATCCAAGGGCTCTCGGCGCTGCGAATCGGCTACGGTTTGGCGCCCCAGCCTCTGGCGGAGGTCTTGCAGAAATGCCGGCAACCCTTCAATGCCAATGCCATTGCCCAAGCGGGGGCTTTGGCGGGGCTTTTGGACCAAGAGCACCAGGACCGGACGAAGTCGGTCACCGATGAGGGAAGGGTCTTTTTCCAAGGGGCCTTTGCCGAGATGGGTTTGGAGTTCATTCCCAGCTTTGCGAACTTTGTCCTGGTGAAGGTGGGCGATGGGGAGGCCGTTTTCCGCGAGATGATGGCGCGGGGCATTATCTTGCGGGCCATGGCGAGCTACAAGCTGCCGGAGTGGGTCCGGATCTCCATCGGGACGCCCTCTCAAAACGAGCGCTGTCTCGAGGAGCTGCAAGCGGTGCTGGCTGCGCAGTCGTTGGCATGATACGAGAGGAGGTGATCGCGGCAGTCGCTTCGCCGCCAGGGCGAGGCGCGATTTCCCTGCTGCGGGTCTCGGGGCCGGGAGCGCTGGCGGTGGCTGCTCAGGTCTTTCGGGCAAGCCAACCGGCCGCTGCTTGGGCGCCGAGACGAGTCCTGAGGGTGCGGGCTTGGGACGGGCAGAGGGAGCTGGACGATGGGCTCCTGACCTTTTTTCGGGCGCCCAAGAGTTACACCGGAGAGGAGCTGGTGGAGTTCACCGGCCACGGGGGGGAGCTGGTGACCGAGCGCGTTTTGGAAGCGCTGTTTCGGGCGGGAGCGCGACCAGCGGCACCGGGGGAATTCACCGAGCGGGCTTTTTTGAACGGCAAGCTGGACCTGACGCAAGCCGAGGGGATCATGGATTTGATCGGCGCGCAAACCGATCTCGCGCTGAGGGCGGCCGCTGCCCAGAAAGAGGGCCGGCTGAGTGAGCGGCTCCTCGAGCTGCGGGGGGAGTTGCTGTCTCTCCTCAGCCACATCGAGGCTTACATCGATTTTCCAGACGAGGACATCGACCCGGAAACCGGCCAGCAGTTGCGGGTCCGCCTGGAGCGGCTGGAAGCGAGAGTGGGGGGGCTCTTGGCGACGGCCGAGGAGGGCAGGATTCTGCGGGAGGGGGCCAGGGTGGTTTTGTGCGGCCAACCCAACGCGGGGAAGTCCAGTCTCCTCAATCGGCTGCTCGGCTTCGAGCGGGCGATCGTCAACGAAGCCGCCGGGACGACCCGGGACACGGTGGAGGAGGTGGTGAATTTTCAGGGGGTGCCGGTCCGCTTGATCGATACGGCAGGTCTCCGGGAGACGGCCGATCCGGTGGAACAAGCGGGAGTGGAGCGCACCCGGGAGGCGATCGCCCAAGCGGACT includes these proteins:
- the hisC gene encoding histidinol-phosphate transaminase translates to MSILDQVHAQLRDLHAYEPGKPIEDVARELGLEPSAILKLASNENPLGPSPRAVAAMTEALPKAHLYPDGGGWKLRTAIAEKFDLDRENVVLGNGSNEIIELLGHSLLKPGTSTVVSDHAFVVYKLMSTLFGAETIEVPEKPGFQHDLEAMAAAIRPDTREVFIANPNNPTGTLVTESEIERFLDRVPEEVVVVFDEAYYEFLDSPPDTLRFVREGRNVVVMRTFSKIQGLSALRIGYGLAPQPLAEVLQKCRQPFNANAIAQAGALAGLLDQEHQDRTKSVTDEGRVFFQGAFAEMGLEFIPSFANFVLVKVGDGEAVFREMMARGIILRAMASYKLPEWVRISIGTPSQNERCLEELQAVLAAQSLA
- the mnmE gene encoding tRNA uridine-5-carboxymethylaminomethyl(34) synthesis GTPase MnmE is translated as MIAAVASPPGRGAISLLRVSGPGALAVAAQVFRASQPAAAWAPRRVLRVRAWDGQRELDDGLLTFFRAPKSYTGEELVEFTGHGGELVTERVLEALFRAGARPAAPGEFTERAFLNGKLDLTQAEGIMDLIGAQTDLALRAAAAQKEGRLSERLLELRGELLSLLSHIEAYIDFPDEDIDPETGQQLRVRLERLEARVGGLLATAEEGRILREGARVVLCGQPNAGKSSLLNRLLGFERAIVNEAAGTTRDTVEEVVNFQGVPVRLIDTAGLRETADPVEQAGVERTREAIAQADLALGIIDGSAQEAEAALVEEAIGAASKALLVLNKVDLGLLGSWEGREAVRLSCETGEGVEDLARVIAYLLVDREELRAEGFVAINLRHRRALEQAERALSAALAKLAQGESPEFLALELREAMEAVGEVVGQLDAEELLGEIFGSFCIGK